Genomic window (Rhododendron vialii isolate Sample 1 chromosome 4a, ASM3025357v1):
acttattttatactttttagatgtATATAGCGTActtctattcaaaaagtaaaaaaaaaattcaaaatgttaaatattttactaaaaacaaaaaaatacgcaaatctataaaaaaaatttatctcaaAATTGTAAATTAAGTAGTACTCCAGTACTATTCTAATAGAAGCGCATctgcaatgtaataatcaaaagtgaataatcaaaacttgtcacgtcagtttttaattattcatttagaggattgctaaagttagcaatgtgaagtCACGCATTGGTactttgattattcaaatgtccaaatttgattattggttaggaggttgctaattttgattattataatatgaacatttttttaaacacaTTTTGGTAACTttaacaatcttttgattttgattattacattgtgatGCTCTAATAGACGCCAGGTGTAGACTCGTCCTAATCtgtgatttttttgggttaaacaGCCGCTACGGACGATGCCATTCGATCGACCTACATCCGTTTAGCTTTGGTTCGTCTCCTCTTTCTCTATTGAATGCTGATTTTTGATtgtcatcaaatttttgtgcaCTATTCTCAATAGAAAAAATTCAGATTTTTATGCACTTGATGTTATTGCTGCTCCTTTGAAGATTTATTTTGGTGAATTTAGAGTCCCTTTGGGCTAGATTTTTGCCGCCATTATTTTTGGTCGTTTTCTGTAACGCCtcgacttttcggaagcaatataaaataaaattttaagaaaatttgctaaataaatataatttttcaaaataaagtttagctattacagtcacaagataaatttactgattcaaaatacattaacttcagagctgactctaggcttgatacaaatctgAAGCATACTAGATCTTCGTTCTTGATATTCtctccgtgttgaactgcaccatctttgaatcatCTCCATTGAATTCTGTGCctactggcaaattgatcgccgaagcaaacgatttgccaggatacagaagtatccgtgagtgataaatcacccagtagaataatccagcccaaccacccctcttactttacaattagcaggtaataagataatattgaatcaaagaagccaaacaaatattctccacataagccagttcattactatccataacctaatgtgaaatctaagatctctccgcgagatctttcctccccaaccgctagccatgccctgtcccatgagatcactttcttttgttgtcgcggattgcacctcAGTTATGTACTTAgtgtgtatccctctcattacaacaaaaggaagtttatcatgcccgaatcataactaaggttcgcctatcttatgcaccacttcacaatcaccacaatcatcactgggcttactttgccagtatcaattcatcactcAACATTGcgcttactttgccaatcatcattcatcaatcaacactgggcttactttgccagtttcaaatcattacatctcaaaatcccgtctgcaggcaatctaaaaataaaacttttcaatttatccattatctagcatcgtctagatgagttctatttcgcaacaccaccccatatctctagggtccaatctagcattcaaatcaaatatcgatgcaatatacaacaaatcaataataattaaaacaattaataagcaatgtaatcacgcaacttattatgaacgggccgttgcccttaatttTGTATgatcacaatgtcaataataaagtaagatgtttaaaataaattgaaaggaaaattttctgggctcttattaattaattctaagataatatattaattaaaaattaattaaatacattaattagataaaaatattagaatatttatcatgaccttaataagagtcctaaaggtcctatgcaaccagttgagtattgaaagttgggttcggagggtcacgggatttatttaaataaagacgttaaataaagtggccgaaagtgaagtaaatagataataaataatttacgaattaaaatatgttacgattaacaaaatttcatcttcagaaagtagagagtctaaataaaattattcgggcatttataataatgTTTATAaagtcgtaaagaatttttgattggaaacgctataaaaataacaataaatagtaatttaagtaaacaaaattattaatttaacaagatatcatctttaaGATGCAAGAAGTccaggaaaaattagtttgggtgttaaaatattgtttggaaggtcgtaAAAaattttcgtttgtaaactttgatagataactaataaataatttaataaatagataattaaataaaaaaattataatcttaataagttatgatctttcaggtgtgaaaaatcttgaaaaaataGTCCGGCatcaaaaatgaggtttggaaggtcacaaagttgtttcgaaacatttaaaacaaacttaatctaccagataaattaaactgatataattaatacgttttatactaagatgatattatattgtaataaaatactatcaagtcagtagttttttataatattaatatcataaAGATTGTTAAATAAATACCATAAAGGTCGTCTTCTTTGTAAATAATTACGAATAAAGTGTTGagatcaaaaataatatcaatttggTAAATACGGCCGAAAACGCGCggttaactatatttttttcgttcgggacatagggttaagcatataaacacttaatatacttagagaagaggttggataagattataatacctttaatcggatcgaattgatttaaaaacgaatcctgaattttggagaagaaaacttcgggttctttgatcggaagactttgggatcggattgaggcttgtttggggatgctctgggttgtgggaagagtttggaacgatcgaattgaatttcggtcgggtcttggtacaaaacccacttttctctctctttctttctctctctaaaactccattgattggagcttgggtttcttttatttttctcttctcttttttttttctggtcgGCGCGTGGGGAATATTGTAGTGTAAATTTCATAGGTCAAGGGGGTGGGGTTTTTATAGAAGAATTTTGGTAGAAGATGATAAGAGttaatttaatggggttgggttcatgggatttggaatgaaCGAATAGGGCTTGATTTttgggttagggaggaagtagagactgagtaggagacggagagacggaaggagtttgaggtgagggaggagaaggagtgtgcatgtacgcatgtgtatgttgaaattttttaaaaagaatacatgtatatattgtatgcataattatatataaaaaaaaggaaaaaaagaattgcattaaggaaaataattctaataatattatatttaaaaaaaattgggtcgaaaatccgggtcgttacattttctctcaattttttctagATTCGTCACATGTgtttcaacgagaggaatcggaaaagtacaaaaataaagtacagaccaaagttgaaaaaagtgaacttaaaagaaaaaatgctcaaaaaagacaaaaaagttcAAGGTTGAAAAAGTTTGTGTCTTCAGCGTCGTAACTTTTATATgaatgtttttcaatttttgtctaTATTTTTATGCTTTCCTAATTCCTCTTGACAAGATTGACGAGATGTGATGTAGAAATTATAAGACGGAAAACTAAGAAAAAGGTAACTAGAAGTTAATAATACCTATTGTCtttcccaaaaaataatttagtccAAACCTAGCCTTACTCTTCTGAAAAGTTGCTAAACTTATGAGCTgcacctttttcttcttctcgtCTTTGAATTGTCACTGACTCAGTGGACTGTCTTTGGACAGAAATGGCACCCGGATAAGCAAAAAGATCAGGATAGTGCTACTTTGAGATTTCAAGAGATAAACGAGGCTTTTAAGGGTTAGTAATTAGATTCAAATAGTTTATACCCTGTGAATAAGTGCTTTTGTTATGTTTTCAAATTTATGCATTAGTCCTTGTGAAGAAGTTCTTAATGCTGACGCTATAAACCTAAACTTAGTAAATGTGGTTCATGTTTAGTCAGGCGTTGAGCTTATACATGATGTACAAGCCCAAGTTTATCTTGCAAGCTGTTTTATATAAGCAGTTATTGGAAGAGACCGAGACAGAGTTTTGGAGTTCGAAGGAATTTAATGATTCAGCTTTGTGTGGTCGGAAATATTAGTGTATGCGAGCAACATATGATTGATTGAGATGTATTTGGTGTAGAATGTTCCATTTTGTAGTTTAATTTCGGATTCTGTTCTGAAGCACGACTGATGAAAAGGTAAAAAGTTAATTAGTGGTCCAACGGGTATGAatacaattttatttatttttttttatcggcatgACAATCGTAACTGTGTAGTTGTGAAGACTTTGGTTTTTGGACTTGGATGCTACAAAATTGGTGGTTTGGAGGAGGATCTTTCTTGCGGAGAAGGTGCCGAAGCGAGTGTCATGTCATGTGTGAACGAAGAGGTCTAGCCTAGTTTGTGTAGTTCGATTGATGAAATAGGAGCtgtcttcttcattttcttttttgttttagtaCAACAATCACTATTTTCTTACAAAAGAAGGTTAATGAATACGTTTTTGTTTAGATCTTCTCAAACAaaggggccggggggggggggggggggggggggggggcgtggGTTGTCCGTCCTTCCAAGAAAgcttttttgttggaaaattagAACATGAGGTTGATGCAGAAGATATGTATGAGAAACACatgttttacttttactaaaTAACTCTGTTATAAATATCCTGTTTCTTGCCCCTCAATTTATATTCCCTTTGCATAGTCAATTATGACACAGAAAGTGGCTTGATATTGGAGCTACCAATATTGAAGCTAACATGGAATCTTAAGAAAGAAATACAATTAAAAGCACCAGACGGGGCTCAACCTTGTACATTCAAATATACAAATGCAAAAGCAACTATACAGTACCATGTCTGGGCTTTTGACAGGTTGTTGATATATGCGGTTGAGCTGTCATAAATTTATCAATCTTCAAAATTTGGTGCTTCATAGCTTTGGTTCCTTTGAAGTTATTTGTGATGGGCAGGGTGTTGGACATTGCATGCATACGTGACCATGTCCGTCTTACTAGGAAGGAAAGCTGACTCTTACGATATTGTGGATACTGATTGGAATAAGAGCCATGAATAGAGTAATGATAGAAACATCATTAGGATGCATGGGGAAATACCTAGAGAGGTGTTGCATATTATTAATGCAAAATAAAACGTTCTGATCCTTTAATTGAACTCTTAGGAGTGGAATCGTTCTTTAAGCGAAAAAGACGGGTTTTCCTCGACGTGTCACTGAAACTTCCCTGCTGTTTTATTGTGTGATTCTTATCCAGGGTTTGAGCATATGGACACTATCTTAGAAGCTAATTCTAGCAACATTCTTTTGGCACTGGTTTCGCTGGTGCATTTTTAGTGGTTACAAGATAAGATAGAATGTTGAATGGTTTTGGTGACTTAAGTTGATAAGGCTTACGAGTCTTAAGTTACACTGATACATGTGTATTAATCTGTAGCCAACCAATGCATCCTTAGAACTTAGAAGTACCTAAGACCATAGATGACTGTGTGCAAGTAATGGAAGAACTTGCAATACCTGCATTGGGTGTCACTCACATTGGTGATTGACTTACTTTAAGCATGCGGCAGAAAGAGAACTGAAACATAGCGGTGCAAAACCTATGCTCACAAGCACTACTAAGAGGTTTAAGGGTTTGGAGTTTCTAGTATGCATAATTGGATCTAGGACAACGATTTTCATGGATTTTATTCAGTGTAGTTGTTTCTCTTATGGTGCTTTTCCTACTTTGTTGGTGCTGGCCGCTCACCTCTTCTTTCTTTATCTGCTTTCTGTAGCCTTATCTTTTTaggcctatttttttttttgagaaacaccACTTTTAAGTATGTGGACAATTGCGTCTTCTGTCTGGAAGCCCTCCTTGCTGGTGTAGGGTTTTTTCCCCTCCCACCCGGACAGCTGTTTGGTACTCTACTTTGTTGCACTTTGAGTTAAAGAAGCAACTTAAGTGTCGTCTCAAGAGGAAAAACTTTCATCAATTTCATTGCTGAAAAACATCTTCCCACGATTTTAGTCGTGACGAGAAGAATCAAAGCTAATTTTACAAGTAGACATCCAAGGGTAGGCAGGATTCTTCGGTCTCTACCAATATCGTACTAAATAGAGTTTTAAGAGTTTATTATTGGATTGAGTTCTAGAAGTTCAATGATGCAGCGAATATGGAAGAATAAGTTTGAAATTGACTGTAAAGTGCTAGTATGATTTTATACGTCTAATTTTCTTTCAATATTTTCTCGAGAAGTAAACCCACTGAAATATAGGTGACCCTACCCTGCCCTTGGTGCTCCTTTGATAAAGTTCAGACTTATCTTAGGGTAGGGAAATAATTAAATTCTTTTACATAATGAAATTCTTGACACACGTCATTCATCCATGCATTAACCATGTTTGTTATAGGTTGCAACAACCAAAGAAACTCTGATGTAATCTATATGCCTGTTTCATGTCCTTGAATGGTGCCATTTTTCAGGTGACTACTGCAGCCTGGCAGAAGTTTAAGTTACTTTTATACCCGTGGGAAACAAGAAATGCTAATGCGTGACTCTCTGTCATATCTAAACAATTTGTAGCTAACAAACTGCTTATTTTGATCTTATCAGTGTATTTGTAGCTAACAAGCTGCTTATTATGTTCTTATCAGTGCTGAGTGATCCTGTCAAAAGGCGAGAATATGACAAGAAAGGGATGCTGTACGGGTACGATTACAATATCATTGTAAGATCTCTCCTTTCTTGTTTGGTTCCATTTCAAACCCTGTTAACAAACTATTTTCTTTCAGAAGCTAAGATTGGTTGAATTGACGTTTGAACCCTTGTTGGGAGTGCAGGAGTACCTTAATCATTACAAAGGCCTTATATTAACGTGCAATGGCCTTGGACTGAAGCATTCAATATGGTAATTATGAAATGTGCACATATACTCTTCTTGGTGCATCAATCATGATCCTTCTTCTCGTGCTGTGTTCACGTATGGTACTGCAAGCGGCATAAGTTGGTTTGAGGACCGATCATTTTCGATGTAATAGCGAGCTTAAAATTTACTTTGTTAATGTGTATATGGAATATGACTAAGCTTATCTTACATTGTAGTATACCATCTGAAGTTGGCTCTCAAATCCCTGGATGGGTTGtatttagaatttttgataaAATCTGTCACCCTTGTTACCGTTTCAGTTCCTGCATTGAGGAAATTCAGTATCCTACGCATTTCATGGGTTGTCAGACGAACACAAGTGAGCTAGTAATAT
Coding sequences:
- the LOC131323658 gene encoding uncharacterized protein LOC131323658, whose product is MADDKCRQVQVQVLQLLVSATDDAIRSTYIRLALKWHPDKQKDQDSATLRFQEINEAFKVLSDPVKRREYDKKGMLYGYDYNIIEYLNHYKGLILTCNGLGLKHSIW